The Collimonas fungivorans Ter331 genome has a segment encoding these proteins:
- a CDS encoding sigma-70 family RNA polymerase sigma factor, translated as MPKVEATPMQSLYIDHHNWLVGWLRRRLGNIDHAADIAQDTFVRVLLKPAIEVIEEPRAYLTVIAKGLVANAYRREALERAYLETLALLPEAQTPSLEYRAILLETLFEIDAMLDRLPPKARSTFLLSQLEGLTYAEIAEQLNISVRTVKRHMVLGFEQCLTFSLP; from the coding sequence ATGCCCAAGGTGGAGGCCACGCCGATGCAGTCGTTGTACATTGACCATCACAACTGGCTGGTAGGCTGGTTGCGCAGGCGCCTCGGCAATATCGACCACGCTGCGGATATCGCGCAAGACACTTTTGTACGGGTCTTGCTGAAGCCGGCAATCGAGGTGATCGAAGAGCCGCGCGCCTACCTGACGGTGATCGCCAAAGGGCTGGTGGCCAATGCCTACCGGCGCGAAGCGCTGGAGCGCGCCTACCTGGAAACGCTGGCACTGCTGCCTGAAGCACAGACGCCGTCGCTGGAATATCGCGCCATCCTGCTGGAGACCCTGTTCGAAATCGACGCCATGCTGGACCGCCTGCCGCCCAAGGCGCGCAGCACTTTCCTGCTGTCGCAGCTGGAAGGCCTGACCTACGCCGAGATCGCGGAGCAGCTGAACATTTCAGTCAGGACCGTGAAGCGCCATATGGTGCTGGGTTTTGAACAGTGCCTGACGTTTTCCTTGCCATGA
- a CDS encoding NCS1 family nucleobase:cation symporter-1: protein MEQHNAIIKPSYHDRLTNDDLAPLKKQTWGSYNIFAFWMSDVHSVGGYVTAGSLFALGLSSWQVLVALLAGIMIVQFFANLVAKPSQVTSAPYPVICRTTFGVLGANIPAIIRGLIAVAWYGIQTYLASGAFLLIVLKFFPQLAVYADLRQYGFAGLSYLGWLGFMVMWVLQAIVFWTGMDAIRKFIDWAGPAVYVVMFLLAAWLISKAGWSNIDLNLGGIKYSGAAAIPIMINATALVVSYFSGPMLNFGDFSRYGKDYRSVKRGNFWGLPVNFLGFSLLTVVCIAATLPLYGKLITDPVEMVSHIDNTFAVVLGGLTFMIATVGINIVANFVSPAFDFSNVAPKLISWRMGGMIAAVASIFITPWNLFNNPHVIHYTLDILGSFIGPLFGILIADFYLVKKQQVIVDDLYSMDPKGAYWYSNGYNPKAIIALIPSAVIPVLCVLLPSLASLANFTWFIGMACGLAIYWTISDKQTMPKAAGAASA, encoded by the coding sequence ATGGAACAGCACAATGCGATTATCAAGCCCTCGTACCACGACCGGCTGACCAACGACGACCTGGCGCCGCTGAAAAAACAGACCTGGGGCAGCTACAATATTTTTGCGTTCTGGATGTCCGATGTGCATAGCGTAGGCGGCTACGTGACCGCCGGCAGCCTGTTTGCGCTTGGGCTGAGCAGCTGGCAGGTGCTGGTGGCGCTGCTGGCCGGCATCATGATCGTGCAGTTCTTCGCCAACCTGGTGGCCAAGCCCAGCCAAGTCACCAGCGCCCCTTATCCGGTCATCTGCCGCACTACCTTCGGCGTACTGGGCGCGAACATCCCGGCGATTATCCGCGGACTGATTGCGGTGGCCTGGTACGGCATCCAGACCTACCTGGCGTCCGGCGCCTTCCTGCTGATCGTGCTCAAGTTTTTCCCGCAGCTGGCAGTCTACGCCGACCTCAGGCAATACGGTTTTGCCGGGCTGTCCTATCTCGGCTGGCTGGGTTTCATGGTGATGTGGGTGTTGCAGGCGATCGTGTTCTGGACCGGCATGGATGCGATCCGCAAGTTCATCGACTGGGCCGGGCCGGCGGTATACGTGGTGATGTTCCTGCTGGCCGCCTGGCTGATCAGCAAGGCCGGCTGGAGCAATATCGACCTGAACCTGGGCGGCATCAAATACAGCGGCGCGGCGGCGATCCCGATCATGATCAATGCTACCGCGCTGGTAGTGTCTTATTTCTCTGGACCCATGCTCAACTTCGGCGATTTTTCGCGCTACGGCAAGGATTACCGATCGGTAAAGCGGGGAAATTTCTGGGGCCTGCCGGTCAATTTCCTCGGTTTCTCCTTGTTGACCGTAGTCTGCATCGCCGCCACCTTGCCGTTGTACGGCAAGCTGATTACCGATCCGGTAGAGATGGTGAGCCATATCGACAACACCTTTGCGGTGGTGCTGGGCGGCCTGACTTTCATGATCGCCACGGTCGGCATCAACATCGTCGCCAATTTCGTTTCGCCGGCTTTCGATTTTTCCAACGTGGCGCCGAAACTGATCAGCTGGCGCATGGGCGGCATGATCGCCGCGGTCGCCTCGATTTTCATCACACCCTGGAACCTGTTCAACAATCCGCACGTGATCCATTACACGCTCGACATCCTGGGTTCCTTCATCGGCCCCTTGTTCGGCATCCTGATTGCCGATTTCTACCTGGTGAAAAAACAGCAGGTGATCGTCGACGATCTGTACAGCATGGATCCGAAGGGCGCTTACTGGTACAGCAACGGCTATAACCCCAAGGCCATCATCGCGCTGATTCCGTCGGCCGTGATTCCGGTCTTGTGCGTATTGCTGCCGTCGCTTGCCAGCCTGGCCAATTTCACCTGGTTCATCGGCATGGCCTGCGGCCTGGCGATTTACTGGACCATCAGCGATAAACAGACAATGCCGAAGGCGGCAGGAGCAGCGAGCGCCTGA
- a CDS encoding STN domain-containing protein translates to MTFQHAQHAAIKVCALLLAASALPAPALNTGFEAGRSYAIAAGPLSQKLALFAATAGISIVYAPESVRNKCSPGLEGNFPLTEAFARLLRGTGLESVEKAERGYLLRGIGPALAPASPYIYETPAAAIRPPE, encoded by the coding sequence ATGACCTTCCAACATGCACAACATGCGGCTATCAAGGTGTGCGCTTTGCTGCTGGCGGCGAGCGCGCTGCCGGCGCCGGCGCTGAACACCGGCTTTGAAGCCGGGCGCAGCTACGCTATCGCAGCCGGACCATTGAGCCAGAAACTGGCGCTGTTTGCCGCCACTGCAGGCATTTCGATTGTCTATGCCCCAGAGTCGGTGCGGAACAAATGCAGTCCGGGCCTGGAAGGAAATTTCCCGCTGACCGAAGCATTCGCCAGATTATTGCGGGGCACCGGCCTGGAAAGCGTGGAGAAAGCAGAGCGGGGGTATTTGTTGCGCGGGATTGGACCAGCACTTGCGCCGGCCTCGCCATACATCTACGAAACGCCGGCCGCTGCGATCCGGCCGCCTGAGTAG
- a CDS encoding TonB-dependent siderophore receptor: protein MPLSTAIRMHVACCFLVSAGSITPQQAWAQAGQPAKDYSIAGGKLNQALAVFAVKAGISLAYDAALVQDKHSPGLAGRYPVAEGLARLLNGTGLEAAAKAEGGYLLRAATPAAPAVSATTAAAAAEKAGAREDTVLMAMTVTGTTEAPEPAQGFAAASSSSATRGDTPLSEIAQSVQVVTKDVMASQQAQSLLDALHDVSGVNIYNRGVDSAIYIRGFVAPSRINGLEQGPSPIDNASSPLHTPLAAIERIDVLKGADSIIANGQMRPGGLANIITKRPQAEAMRELTLEAGSYGHQRMTLDLAGALSEDQAWSHRLILSGNRDPNATGRYDSEREVYAAPSLGYRHGDTSAVVGLSYQRNQHASGGFGPLGAIDDGTRSTSTGTNYDWQQKLGGGWSWQSKGNYMKTQLSFESYYCAQSQADSSGAAMRGCQPQAGGATSYGWNVENSVRGIFFTGPVKHVLLAGLAFHHSWRAAPQIEIGDSVMASLSADSLPEVSQSSLAPWQGSPSQSYHTNNWFLQDQLSWRRWHFLANLGYTKAWSHSIDVQTGDDTALHPRSKPVYNIGLAYQLTDSMMVYVNQQKSFVLQAQASGPGPNGGPAGIYNFPPTEGRSIEAGLKLNLFDERLLLTASVFRATHSKVLYGEVDDAGVTRPLGSLPPTVSYGTELDVAGSPAPGWNLIASYSYTGFKDGQPSDFTFAVDRVARHQASFWSSYDLQSPGWRGWGYGLGMSSRGGYRNINDAYIGGQFSTDANLRYKTRLWSLTLGMRNIFDRKLYGSFASIPEGSGFEQGRTIVLTGRYNF, encoded by the coding sequence TTGCCGTTATCGACGGCAATCCGCATGCACGTTGCCTGCTGCTTCCTGGTTTCCGCAGGGTCGATCACTCCCCAGCAAGCGTGGGCGCAAGCGGGGCAGCCGGCAAAAGACTATTCGATCGCCGGCGGCAAGCTGAACCAGGCATTGGCGGTGTTTGCGGTCAAGGCCGGCATTTCGCTTGCCTACGATGCGGCCCTGGTGCAAGACAAACATAGTCCGGGGCTGGCCGGGCGTTATCCGGTCGCCGAAGGCCTGGCCCGCCTGCTGAACGGCACCGGACTCGAAGCCGCGGCCAAGGCGGAAGGCGGATACCTGCTGCGGGCAGCAACGCCGGCGGCGCCTGCCGTTTCCGCTACGACCGCCGCTGCAGCGGCCGAGAAAGCAGGCGCAAGAGAGGATACGGTGCTGATGGCAATGACGGTCACCGGGACCACGGAAGCGCCTGAGCCGGCCCAAGGATTTGCCGCCGCCAGCAGCAGCAGCGCTACGCGCGGCGATACGCCGCTGTCCGAGATCGCGCAATCGGTGCAGGTGGTGACCAAGGATGTCATGGCCAGCCAGCAGGCACAGTCGCTGCTGGATGCCCTGCATGACGTCAGCGGCGTGAACATCTACAACCGCGGCGTCGATTCCGCCATCTATATCCGAGGGTTTGTCGCGCCGTCCCGCATCAATGGCCTGGAGCAAGGGCCTTCTCCCATCGACAACGCCAGCTCGCCGCTGCATACGCCGCTGGCGGCCATCGAGCGGATCGACGTGCTCAAGGGCGCCGACTCGATCATCGCCAACGGCCAGATGCGGCCCGGCGGCCTGGCCAATATCATCACCAAGCGGCCGCAAGCCGAAGCGATGCGCGAGCTGACGCTGGAAGCCGGCAGCTACGGCCATCAGCGCATGACGCTCGACCTCGCCGGCGCGCTGTCGGAGGACCAGGCGTGGAGCCACAGGCTGATCCTGTCCGGCAACCGCGACCCGAACGCAACTGGCCGTTATGACAGCGAGCGCGAGGTGTATGCCGCGCCGTCGCTCGGTTATCGTCACGGCGATACGAGCGCGGTGGTTGGCCTGAGTTACCAACGCAACCAGCATGCAAGCGGCGGCTTTGGGCCCTTGGGTGCGATTGACGACGGCACCCGCAGCACCAGCACCGGCACCAACTACGACTGGCAGCAGAAACTGGGCGGCGGCTGGAGCTGGCAGAGCAAGGGCAACTACATGAAGACGCAGCTCTCCTTCGAGTCCTACTATTGTGCGCAAAGCCAGGCCGATAGCAGCGGTGCAGCCATGCGCGGCTGCCAGCCGCAGGCGGGAGGGGCGACCTCTTACGGCTGGAATGTCGAGAACAGCGTGCGCGGCATTTTTTTTACCGGACCTGTAAAACATGTGCTGCTGGCCGGCTTAGCGTTTCACCATAGCTGGCGCGCGGCGCCGCAGATCGAAATTGGCGATTCGGTGATGGCTTCCTTGTCGGCGGACAGCCTGCCGGAAGTTTCCCAGTCCAGCCTGGCCCCGTGGCAGGGCTCTCCTTCGCAGAGCTATCACACCAATAACTGGTTCTTGCAAGACCAGCTGAGCTGGCGGCGCTGGCATTTTCTGGCCAATCTCGGTTATACCAAAGCCTGGTCCCACAGCATCGATGTGCAGACCGGCGACGACACCGCGCTGCATCCGCGCAGCAAGCCGGTCTACAACATCGGCCTGGCGTATCAATTGACCGACAGCATGATGGTGTACGTTAACCAGCAAAAGAGTTTTGTGCTGCAGGCGCAGGCTTCAGGACCCGGCCCCAACGGCGGCCCGGCCGGAATCTATAATTTTCCGCCGACCGAAGGCAGGTCAATCGAAGCGGGATTAAAGCTCAACCTGTTCGACGAACGCTTGCTGCTTACCGCATCGGTGTTCCGCGCGACCCATTCCAAAGTCCTGTACGGCGAGGTCGACGATGCCGGCGTCACCCGCCCGCTGGGATCACTGCCGCCGACAGTCAGCTATGGCACGGAACTGGATGTGGCCGGGAGCCCGGCGCCGGGCTGGAATCTGATTGCATCCTATAGCTACACCGGATTCAAGGATGGGCAGCCGTCCGATTTTACTTTTGCGGTGGATCGCGTGGCGCGCCACCAGGCCAGTTTCTGGAGCAGCTACGATCTGCAGAGCCCCGGCTGGCGAGGCTGGGGCTACGGCCTGGGAATGAGCAGCCGCGGCGGTTACCGCAACATCAACGACGCCTACATAGGAGGCCAGTTCAGCACCGACGCCAACCTGCGCTATAAAACGAGGTTATGGTCGCTCACGCTCGGCATGCGGAACATCTTCGATCGCAAGCTGTACGGCAGCTTCGCCAGCATTCCGGAAGGCAGCGGCTTTGAACAGGGCCGCACCATCGTGCTGACTGGCCGCTACAATTTCTGA
- a CDS encoding FecR domain-containing protein yields the protein MTETSINPAIIREAATWLMKLHGDDATEADQQAWQHWRSRSPEHQRAWQCAQRLTNSFSDIPPELGMPVLDRPAYPQQRRAALKALVVLLSTAPVAWLAAKLPWQDWTAEYQTATGERSTIALADGTQLILNTASSVDVKFDGRQRLVQLYTGEVLVTTAADRMLPARPFRVQTRHGLLRALGTRFDVRQEGMRSHVAVFEGAVELTPLKAAAVVVQAGQQCSFTANQAGPVLAVDDAQALWSQGVLYADKMRLADFVQELSRYRHGRLSCDPAVAEQRVSGAFQLKDTDQALTLLSKALPVRIERVTQYWVTVRAA from the coding sequence ATGACAGAGACATCGATCAATCCGGCCATCATTCGCGAAGCCGCCACCTGGCTGATGAAGCTGCATGGCGACGACGCTACCGAAGCCGACCAGCAAGCCTGGCAGCACTGGCGTTCACGCAGCCCCGAACACCAGCGCGCGTGGCAATGCGCGCAACGGCTCACCAACTCGTTCAGCGATATCCCGCCCGAACTGGGCATGCCGGTGCTTGACCGCCCGGCCTATCCGCAGCAGCGTCGGGCAGCGCTCAAGGCTCTGGTTGTGCTGCTAAGCACAGCGCCGGTGGCCTGGCTCGCCGCCAAGCTGCCGTGGCAGGACTGGACTGCCGAATACCAGACCGCAACCGGCGAGCGCAGCACGATTGCGCTGGCGGACGGCACCCAGCTGATCCTGAATACCGCCAGTTCGGTCGATGTCAAATTCGACGGCCGCCAGCGCCTGGTCCAGCTTTACACCGGCGAAGTGCTGGTGACCACGGCAGCCGACAGGATGCTGCCGGCGCGTCCGTTCAGAGTGCAGACACGGCATGGCTTGCTGCGTGCGCTCGGCACCCGCTTCGATGTCCGGCAAGAGGGCATGCGCAGCCATGTAGCGGTGTTCGAGGGAGCAGTCGAGCTGACGCCGCTGAAAGCGGCAGCCGTCGTGGTGCAAGCCGGCCAGCAGTGCAGCTTTACCGCGAACCAGGCCGGACCGGTGCTGGCGGTCGACGATGCTCAGGCGCTCTGGTCGCAAGGCGTGCTGTACGCCGACAAGATGCGGCTGGCTGATTTTGTCCAGGAACTCTCTCGCTATCGCCACGGCCGTCTCAGCTGCGATCCAGCGGTGGCGGAGCAACGCGTCTCGGGCGCCTTCCAGCTGAAGGACACCGACCAGGCGCTGACCCTGCTCAGCAAGGCGCTGCCGGTGCGGATAGAGAGAGTCACCCAGTACTGGGTCACTGTAAGGGCCGCCTAG
- a CDS encoding transposase, which yields MTGKAGDSGARAHNNRLFIDAILWISAGRRLWHDLPLRFGKWNTTYMRFLRWNKNAVWRRLAAEMHDDQELRMMLERIADFGEEWSKRIEHRSRKTDSQASYDAAMKQLGGLRAALPADDDSTLHWLRLVRE from the coding sequence ATGACGGGCAAGGCAGGGGACAGCGGCGCCAGGGCGCACAACAATCGCCTGTTTATCGATGCCATCCTGTGGATTTCGGCCGGGCGCCGCCTCTGGCACGATTTGCCGCTACGATTCGGCAAGTGGAACACTACCTATATGCGTTTTTTGCGCTGGAATAAAAATGCGGTCTGGCGTCGCCTGGCGGCGGAAATGCATGATGACCAGGAGTTGCGCATGATGCTTGAACGCATCGCTGACTTCGGCGAGGAGTGGAGCAAGAGAATTGAGCACAGGTCCCGCAAAACGGACAGCCAGGCAAGTTATGACGCTGCCATGAAGCAGCTCGGCGGCCTCAGGGCGGCACTGCCGGCGGACGATGATTCGACCTTGCATTGGTTGCGGCTGGTGCGCGAGTGA
- a CDS encoding autotransporter domain-containing protein, which produces MKYKLLLAILGALGMEAGVHHAYAMDMHVHGNQVFLSGDVVFSDGYVLADYLARLRAQGRVIDTLVMRNSNGGSVTGGYDVGDLARRQGLKTVFSGYCISACTMMFAGGAVRAFSNLDQPNPGDINSGHFLGIHGMTGGHDSYLDSSRNTSFYQYFLKAIANGNLAATDAQLLDDAFSDHGNAYARLFDPAAGKTPSVFWCHPDCANPKQYKAYPKDDVYNTGFVTQRTPETTVDSVTITGQALSGNINPNYANKYDPAAKKIDTTLVSWLTNWNLLGAYLPKGSAPVLSGEPYLINLVDQERSIYNAMSPADRVKALTQGLNAVYNDPSQYDPDEAKSQRADPNSDYNKAIRAFVKYSATPLIDTSGISTGDSFGFMTLVNSQWTLPKGIHTAMDALVMQDSALHLRGGILDIPVNTFYRRSALEGEGQLGESQLWARMNFMDRAVLHPTGKGIDWSGNPRLNDYSALAFDIAPGQAGQPALLRFGLYNGGSYTSMSALSIRSNTAQLALHMTPGFYHTAQSYALVGYSSGFQAQLQEAEKKGLAPANVNIVVNRFAHLVRADAQGQPVAGYDVNPATDAFHPFDDSVISFHVTQKNDSISLSADEAFLGKSAFCNRAGCGLGSALSSASQQSGSALAPLLGALQFSTNAQAAQARQQIEGAGYAAQRTASLYLINDFSAALTQHLRSTDRAAERQGTAAIAAAMPLNSGAPGHAVDASGMLSYLVGSDDPAAKPDAPASDTNLWGRVFGHYGHLSGQDQMSAWRQDSSGLVLGLDRRAGERLTWGGSLGYGTLSVNGVGNGYRGQTNAIDGRLYLRYATERHYLDASAGATHLSSTATRSVDLSMSRLPFSAQAQARNTGNALSLHVEHGWTIQDQRGWVWQPILPAVDVVRLPGVDFRDQATDPAIALSVHADQVTDTRIGAGLQLGKTFTLASKESASPTSWTPHARVLVQRAFGNREGYFTNRFANASEAGTFEVRGPSVGPNHLQFNLGVVASHAGAWAFLVDYTGDIAAHGQDQGLAVGARYNW; this is translated from the coding sequence ATGAAATACAAGCTGTTGCTGGCCATTTTAGGGGCGCTGGGCATGGAGGCGGGCGTACACCATGCGTATGCGATGGACATGCATGTGCATGGGAACCAGGTGTTCCTGTCGGGCGACGTGGTGTTTTCGGATGGCTACGTGCTGGCGGACTACCTGGCCCGGCTGCGCGCCCAGGGACGGGTCATCGATACGCTGGTGATGCGCAATTCGAACGGCGGCTCCGTAACCGGCGGTTACGATGTTGGCGACCTGGCGCGGCGCCAGGGCCTGAAGACGGTCTTCTCCGGCTACTGCATCTCGGCCTGCACCATGATGTTTGCGGGCGGCGCGGTGCGCGCCTTTTCGAACCTCGACCAGCCGAATCCTGGCGATATCAACAGCGGCCACTTTCTTGGCATCCATGGCATGACCGGCGGTCACGATAGCTATCTGGATTCCAGCCGGAACACTTCTTTCTACCAGTATTTTCTGAAAGCGATCGCCAATGGCAACCTTGCCGCCACCGACGCCCAGTTGCTGGACGATGCCTTCAGCGACCACGGCAATGCCTATGCCAGGCTGTTCGATCCGGCCGCCGGCAAAACGCCATCCGTATTCTGGTGCCACCCGGACTGCGCCAACCCGAAACAGTACAAGGCCTATCCCAAGGACGATGTCTACAACACCGGCTTCGTCACCCAGCGCACGCCCGAAACGACCGTGGACTCTGTAACCATAACGGGCCAGGCATTGTCTGGCAATATCAATCCGAACTACGCTAACAAGTATGACCCTGCCGCTAAAAAGATAGATACGACGCTGGTCAGCTGGCTGACCAACTGGAATCTGCTGGGAGCCTATTTACCCAAGGGATCTGCCCCCGTCCTGAGCGGCGAGCCCTATCTGATCAACCTGGTTGACCAGGAACGGAGCATATACAACGCAATGAGTCCGGCCGACCGGGTCAAGGCGCTCACGCAGGGCTTGAACGCCGTCTACAACGACCCCAGCCAATATGATCCCGATGAAGCCAAGAGCCAGCGCGCCGATCCGAATTCAGACTACAACAAGGCAATCCGGGCCTTCGTAAAATATAGCGCGACGCCGCTGATCGACACTTCGGGCATATCGACCGGCGATTCTTTTGGTTTCATGACCTTGGTAAACTCCCAATGGACCCTGCCCAAGGGAATCCATACCGCTATGGATGCGCTGGTCATGCAGGACAGCGCCTTGCATCTGCGAGGCGGCATCCTTGACATTCCGGTCAACACATTTTACAGGCGCAGCGCCCTTGAAGGTGAAGGCCAGCTCGGCGAGTCTCAGCTGTGGGCGCGCATGAATTTCATGGATCGCGCCGTCCTGCATCCGACCGGAAAGGGGATCGACTGGAGCGGCAATCCGCGATTGAATGACTATTCGGCGCTGGCCTTCGATATTGCGCCTGGCCAGGCCGGGCAGCCGGCCTTGTTGCGATTCGGTCTTTACAATGGCGGTAGCTATACCTCCATGAGTGCGCTGAGTATCCGTTCCAATACGGCGCAACTTGCCCTGCATATGACTCCCGGCTTTTATCACACGGCTCAATCGTACGCTTTGGTCGGCTATTCTTCCGGCTTCCAGGCACAGCTGCAGGAGGCGGAAAAGAAAGGCCTGGCTCCCGCCAATGTGAACATCGTGGTCAACCGCTTCGCGCACCTGGTGCGCGCCGATGCGCAAGGCCAGCCGGTCGCCGGCTACGATGTCAATCCCGCCACGGACGCCTTTCATCCTTTCGACGATTCCGTGATCAGTTTCCACGTGACCCAGAAGAATGACAGCATTTCACTCAGCGCCGACGAAGCGTTTCTCGGCAAGTCCGCATTCTGCAACCGTGCAGGCTGCGGCCTAGGCAGCGCCCTCAGCTCTGCTTCCCAGCAAAGCGGCTCGGCGCTGGCGCCGCTGCTGGGTGCGCTGCAGTTCTCCACCAACGCCCAGGCGGCGCAGGCCCGGCAACAGATCGAGGGCGCCGGTTATGCCGCCCAGCGGACCGCCTCGCTGTATCTGATCAACGACTTCAGCGCGGCCCTGACCCAGCACTTGCGTTCCACCGACCGCGCCGCCGAACGGCAGGGCACGGCTGCCATCGCCGCAGCGATGCCGCTCAATTCGGGCGCACCTGGCCATGCTGTCGACGCCTCCGGCATGCTCAGCTACCTGGTCGGCAGCGACGACCCAGCTGCGAAACCGGATGCTCCAGCCAGCGACACCAATCTTTGGGGCCGCGTGTTCGGCCACTACGGACACCTGAGCGGACAGGACCAGATGTCGGCCTGGCGACAAGACAGCTCAGGACTGGTGCTGGGCCTGGACCGGCGCGCCGGCGAACGCCTGACCTGGGGCGGCTCGCTCGGTTACGGCACGCTGTCGGTGAACGGCGTCGGCAACGGCTACCGCGGACAAACCAACGCCATCGACGGCCGCCTTTACCTGCGCTACGCAACCGAGCGCCATTACCTGGATGCCTCGGCCGGAGCGACGCATCTGTCGAGCACCGCCACACGCTCGGTTGACTTGAGCATGTCGCGGCTGCCTTTTTCTGCACAAGCCCAGGCGCGCAATACCGGCAACGCCTTGTCGCTGCATGTGGAGCATGGCTGGACCATACAAGACCAGCGAGGATGGGTGTGGCAGCCGATCCTGCCGGCTGTTGATGTGGTGCGCCTGCCGGGCGTCGATTTCCGCGACCAGGCCACGGATCCGGCTATCGCATTGTCGGTGCATGCCGACCAGGTGACCGACACCCGGATCGGCGCCGGGTTGCAGCTGGGCAAGACCTTCACCCTGGCGTCGAAAGAATCGGCCAGTCCCACCAGCTGGACCCCGCATGCGCGGGTCCTGGTGCAACGTGCATTCGGCAACCGCGAGGGATATTTTACGAATCGCTTCGCCAACGCTTCCGAGGCTGGGACATTCGAAGTGCGCGGACCGAGCGTCGGCCCCAACCATCTCCAGTTCAACCTGGGAGTGGTGGCCAGCCACGCCGGGGCCTGGGCTTTCCTGGTCGACTATACCGGCGACATTGCAGCGCACGGCCAGGACCAGGGCCTTGCCGTGGGCGCACGGTACAACTGGTAA
- a CDS encoding aspartate/glutamate racemase family protein, whose protein sequence is MKIKIINPNTTWSMTEKIGQCARRVAAIGTEVIAVSPDMGPASIESHYDEALSVPGILDEIRKGEAAGIDAYVIACFGDPGLYAAREAARGPVIGIAEAAMHAASLIGGSFSVVTTLERTCGIAWHLAERYGMQRFCRKVRACELNVLELERPGSDAYRIILAECRQAMEQDRVDSIVLGCAGMSDLCKAIAEELGIAVIDGVTVALKLAESLVQLGLKTGKRGDLAFPLAKPYTGPLEKFSWDRAPGLP, encoded by the coding sequence TTGAAAATCAAAATCATCAATCCCAATACGACCTGGAGCATGACCGAGAAAATCGGCCAGTGCGCGCGCCGGGTCGCCGCCATCGGCACCGAGGTGATCGCGGTCAGCCCGGACATGGGGCCGGCATCGATTGAAAGCCACTACGACGAAGCGCTGAGCGTGCCGGGCATCCTCGATGAAATCAGGAAGGGCGAGGCGGCCGGCATCGATGCCTACGTGATCGCCTGTTTCGGCGATCCCGGCCTGTACGCGGCACGCGAAGCCGCGCGCGGCCCGGTGATCGGCATCGCCGAAGCGGCGATGCACGCCGCCAGCCTGATCGGCGGCAGTTTCAGCGTGGTTACCACGCTGGAGCGGACCTGCGGCATCGCCTGGCACCTGGCCGAGAGATACGGCATGCAGCGCTTTTGCCGCAAGGTGCGCGCTTGCGAACTGAATGTGCTGGAGCTGGAGCGGCCGGGCTCGGATGCGTACCGCATCATCCTGGCCGAATGCCGGCAGGCGATGGAGCAGGACCGGGTCGACAGCATCGTGCTCGGCTGCGCCGGCATGAGCGATCTCTGCAAGGCGATTGCAGAAGAGCTCGGCATCGCCGTGATCGACGGCGTGACGGTGGCGCTGAAACTGGCGGAAAGCCTGGTGCAGCTGGGTTTGAAGACAGGCAAGCGCGGCGACCTGGCGTTTCCCCTGGCCAAGCCCTATACCGGTCCGCTGGAAAAATTTTCCTGGGATCGCGCGCCTGGCCTGCCATAG
- a CDS encoding aspartate/glutamate racemase family protein, translating into MIVRGGRAIYGESVGILVLDTKFPRIPGDIGNATTFDFPVRYKVVAGAKPQQIVATPDRARALLPAFIEAAKELEHDGVRAITTTCGFLTVVQDEIAEAVSVPVITSSLFLVPLLRRMLGPRRTIGVVTADAHSLSASHLRAAGIEPDWRLVIKGMESRPSFGTILGTSSDPEHALDVDQVRREVVETCLAMQAEAPDLGAFLFECTNLQPYAAAVQAATGLPIFGIYHVVNLLHSGAVAPGFAHGYL; encoded by the coding sequence ATGATTGTTCGCGGCGGACGCGCCATATACGGAGAGAGCGTCGGCATTCTTGTGCTGGATACGAAGTTTCCACGCATCCCCGGCGATATCGGCAACGCCACCACATTCGACTTTCCGGTGCGTTACAAGGTCGTGGCGGGAGCAAAACCGCAACAGATTGTTGCTACGCCCGATCGGGCCCGCGCGCTGCTGCCGGCATTTATCGAAGCCGCCAAGGAGCTCGAGCACGACGGCGTGCGCGCCATCACCACCACCTGCGGTTTCCTGACCGTAGTCCAGGATGAAATTGCCGAGGCTGTCAGCGTGCCGGTCATTACTTCGAGCCTGTTTCTCGTCCCGCTGCTGAGGCGCATGCTGGGCCCCAGGCGCACCATCGGCGTGGTCACTGCCGATGCGCATAGCCTGTCGGCCAGCCATCTGCGCGCTGCCGGCATCGAACCGGACTGGCGGCTGGTTATCAAAGGAATGGAATCGCGCCCGTCTTTCGGAACCATCCTGGGCACAAGCAGCGATCCTGAGCATGCGCTTGATGTCGACCAGGTCAGGCGCGAAGTGGTGGAAACATGCCTGGCCATGCAGGCCGAAGCGCCTGACCTGGGCGCGTTCCTGTTCGAATGCACCAATCTGCAACCGTACGCGGCGGCAGTGCAAGCCGCCACCGGACTTCCTATCTTCGGCATCTATCACGTCGTCAACCTGCTTCACTCTGGCGCAGTGGCGCCTGGTTTTGCGCACGGCTATCTGTAA